A section of the Streptomyces sp. NBC_00178 genome encodes:
- a CDS encoding anti-sigma factor family protein, protein MSDDGWEPFGPPRAGPRGPAGSFGPPRASDPFGFPAEGAGHDAAGAYVLGILDDAEASAFEAHLAGCALCAAHLDEFAGMEPMLAMLAEAPSSDPGARPVPHVPVPPAPRLLDGLVDEVARKRSQRRRRAGYLIAAAAVLVIGGPVIAVTATAGEDSGKRVEAAADPHPTSPAEDAFFNHMQEKKAATDPVTKVDATIGMEAKAWGTHTVLELKNVKGPQKCSLIAVSRSGDEEVVTSWSVPKWGYGIEGSAHESAAHPLYVHGGAAMARQDIDHFEVRTFDGDRLVEIDA, encoded by the coding sequence ATGAGCGACGACGGGTGGGAGCCGTTCGGGCCGCCTCGGGCGGGTCCCCGCGGACCGGCGGGCTCCTTCGGGCCCCCGCGCGCGTCCGACCCCTTCGGCTTCCCCGCGGAGGGGGCGGGCCACGACGCCGCCGGTGCCTATGTGCTGGGCATCCTCGACGACGCGGAGGCGAGCGCCTTCGAGGCCCACCTGGCCGGGTGCGCGCTGTGCGCCGCGCACCTCGACGAGTTCGCCGGGATGGAGCCCATGCTGGCCATGCTCGCGGAGGCGCCTTCGTCCGACCCCGGAGCGCGGCCGGTCCCGCACGTGCCGGTGCCTCCCGCGCCCCGGCTGCTGGACGGGCTCGTCGACGAGGTCGCGCGGAAGCGCTCCCAGCGGCGCCGGCGCGCCGGATACCTCATCGCGGCGGCCGCCGTCCTGGTCATCGGCGGCCCGGTGATCGCCGTCACCGCCACGGCCGGTGAGGACTCCGGGAAGCGGGTCGAAGCGGCGGCGGACCCGCATCCCACGAGCCCGGCCGAGGACGCCTTCTTCAACCACATGCAGGAGAAGAAGGCGGCGACCGACCCGGTGACGAAGGTCGACGCCACGATCGGCATGGAGGCCAAGGCCTGGGGCACGCACACGGTCCTGGAACTCAAGAACGTCAAGGGCCCGCAGAAGTGCAGCCTGATCGCCGTCTCCAGAAGCGGCGACGAGGAGGTCGTCACCTCCTGGTCCGTGCCGAAATGGGGGTACGGCATCGAGGGCTCCGCCCACGAGAGCGCCGCGCACCCGCTGTACGTGCACGGCGGCGCGGCCATGGCGCGGCAGGACATCGACCACTTCGAGGTGCGCACCTTCGACGGGGACCGGCTGGTGGAGATCGACGCGTGA
- a CDS encoding HelD family protein, which produces MAAQDAAVDSLRDREIGVEQEHLDRVYHRLEEKIDEAEFLMRDASKRGQVGTPGALAERDAQVFRAGVHLNRLNSEFEDFLFGRIDLLRGKDGERGPDGAFTSVEAADDAVGEDGTAEIAETLHIGRIGVLDSDYAPLVIDWRAPAAAPFYRSTPKEPGRVVRRRVIRSKGRRVLGVEDDLMRPELTAHLGGDTLPVVGDGALMAALGQARSHTMRDIVSSIQAEQDMVIRAPAASVTEVSGGPGTGKTAVALHRAAYLLYQDRRRYSGGILVVSPTPLLVAYTEGVLPSLGEEGQVAIRAVGSLSDEAAGVEGATTYDEPAIARIKGSSRMLHVLRKAARGALEQPAPRPAAQEGQLEFGDAAPAEAGTPTRLRVVAFGARVELDAEELRRIRHNVLGGTAPVNLLRPRARKLLLDALWAKSSGRGRYSDPEMVAELRSTFDDDVSTETPFLAFLNAWWPELTPRRVLAAMADERRLNRWARRILNQGEVRRLARSLKRLDEDGKGPLSVHDVALLDELQTLLGTVARPRRKRELDPLDQLTGLEELMPQREETQRERAERLAAERTEYAHVIVDEAQDLTPMQWRMVGRRGRHATWTIVGDAAQSSWSDPDEASAARDEALGRRPRRRFTLTVNYRNPAEIAELAAKVLALAMPGMESPAAVRSTGVEPRFETVRDGDLASTVREEARRLLAAVDGTVGVVVAMDRRAEARAWLEELGERVVALGSLEAKGLEYDATVVVSPAEIADESPAGLRVLYVALTRATQQLTVVSGERDMPDEHGVPDLLRD; this is translated from the coding sequence GTGGCCGCGCAGGATGCCGCTGTCGATTCGTTGCGGGACCGCGAAATCGGTGTCGAACAAGAACATCTGGACCGGGTCTACCACCGTCTCGAAGAGAAGATCGACGAGGCGGAATTTCTCATGCGGGACGCCAGCAAACGGGGCCAGGTCGGAACCCCCGGGGCGCTCGCCGAACGGGACGCCCAGGTCTTCCGCGCCGGGGTCCACCTCAACCGGCTGAACAGCGAGTTCGAGGACTTCCTGTTCGGGCGGATCGATCTGCTCCGGGGCAAGGACGGCGAGCGCGGTCCGGACGGCGCCTTCACCTCGGTGGAGGCGGCCGACGACGCCGTGGGGGAGGACGGTACCGCCGAGATCGCGGAGACCCTCCACATCGGCCGCATAGGAGTCCTGGACTCGGACTACGCGCCGCTGGTCATCGACTGGCGCGCGCCGGCCGCCGCGCCGTTCTACCGGTCGACGCCGAAGGAGCCCGGCCGCGTCGTACGCCGCCGGGTCATCCGCTCCAAGGGCCGCAGGGTCCTGGGAGTGGAGGACGACCTCATGCGCCCGGAGCTGACCGCGCACCTGGGCGGCGACACGCTGCCCGTGGTCGGCGACGGCGCCCTGATGGCCGCCCTCGGCCAGGCCCGCAGCCACACGATGCGGGACATCGTCTCGTCGATCCAGGCCGAGCAGGACATGGTCATCCGCGCTCCCGCGGCGTCCGTCACCGAGGTGTCCGGCGGACCCGGCACCGGCAAGACGGCCGTGGCCCTGCACCGGGCCGCCTATCTGCTCTACCAGGACAGACGGCGGTACTCGGGCGGCATCCTCGTCGTCTCGCCGACCCCGCTCCTGGTGGCCTACACCGAAGGGGTGCTGCCCTCGCTCGGCGAGGAGGGCCAGGTCGCCATCCGCGCCGTGGGCTCCCTGTCCGACGAGGCCGCCGGTGTCGAGGGCGCGACGACGTACGACGAGCCCGCCATCGCCCGGATCAAGGGCTCCTCGCGGATGCTCCACGTACTGCGGAAGGCGGCACGCGGGGCGCTGGAGCAGCCGGCTCCCCGTCCCGCCGCCCAGGAGGGGCAGCTGGAGTTCGGGGACGCCGCCCCCGCGGAGGCGGGCACCCCCACCCGGCTGCGGGTGGTCGCCTTCGGCGCCCGCGTCGAGCTGGACGCCGAGGAGCTCCGTCGCATCCGTCACAACGTCCTCGGCGGTACCGCCCCGGTCAACCTGCTGCGCCCGCGCGCCCGCAAACTGCTCCTGGACGCCCTGTGGGCCAAGTCCTCGGGCCGGGGCCGCTACTCCGATCCGGAGATGGTGGCGGAGCTGAGGTCCACGTTCGACGACGACGTGTCGACCGAGACCCCGTTCCTCGCGTTCCTGAACGCCTGGTGGCCGGAACTCACCCCCCGCCGGGTCCTGGCCGCGATGGCCGACGAGCGGCGGCTGAACCGGTGGGCGCGCCGGATCCTCAACCAGGGAGAGGTCCGGCGCCTGGCCCGCTCGCTGAAGCGGCTGGACGAGGACGGGAAGGGCCCGCTCTCCGTCCACGACGTGGCGCTTCTGGACGAGCTCCAGACGCTGCTGGGCACCGTGGCCCGCCCCAGGCGCAAGCGTGAGCTCGACCCGCTGGACCAGCTCACGGGGCTGGAGGAGCTGATGCCCCAGCGTGAGGAGACCCAGCGCGAGCGCGCGGAGCGGCTGGCGGCGGAGCGCACCGAGTACGCCCACGTCATCGTCGACGAGGCGCAGGACCTGACGCCGATGCAGTGGCGGATGGTCGGCCGCCGGGGCCGGCACGCCACCTGGACGATCGTCGGCGACGCCGCACAGTCGTCCTGGTCGGATCCGGACGAGGCGTCCGCGGCCCGCGACGAGGCGCTCGGCAGGCGGCCGCGGCGCCGGTTCACCCTGACGGTCAACTACCGCAACCCGGCGGAGATCGCCGAACTCGCTGCGAAGGTGCTGGCCCTGGCCATGCCGGGGATGGAGTCCCCGGCCGCCGTGCGCTCGACGGGCGTCGAGCCGCGTTTCGAGACGGTGCGGGACGGCGACCTCGCCTCGACGGTCCGCGAGGAGGCGCGCAGGCTGCTCGCGGCGGTGGACGGCACGGTGGGTGTGGTCGTGGCGATGGACCGCCGCGCGGAGGCCCGTGCCTGGCTGGAGGAGCTCGGCGAACGGGTGGTCGCGCTGGGCAGCCTGGAGGCCAAGGGTCTGGAGTACGACGCCACGGTGGTCGTCTCGCCGGCGGAGATCGCCGACGAGTCGCCGGCCGGCCTGAGGGTGCTCTACGTGGCGCTCACCCGTGCGACGCAGCAGCTGACCGTGGTCTCGGGGGAGCGTGACATGCCGGACGAGCACGGTGTGCCGGATCTGTTGAGGGACTGA
- a CDS encoding YqgE/AlgH family protein: MTEVSSLTGRLLVAAPALADPNFDRAVVLLLDHDEEGSLGVVLNRPTPVGVGDILASWAGLAGEPDVVFQGGPVSLDSALGVAVIPGDEGPLGWRRVHGAIGLVDLEAPPELLAAALGSLRIFAGYAGWGPGQLDGELQDGAWYVVESEPGDVSSPRPEGLWRAVLRRQRSELAMIATYPDDPSLN; encoded by the coding sequence ATGACGGAGGTGTCCTCGCTCACAGGCCGGCTGCTCGTGGCGGCTCCCGCCCTGGCGGACCCGAATTTCGACCGCGCGGTGGTGCTGCTCCTCGACCACGACGAGGAGGGGTCGCTCGGCGTGGTCCTCAACCGGCCGACCCCGGTCGGCGTCGGCGACATCCTCGCGTCCTGGGCCGGCCTGGCCGGAGAGCCGGACGTGGTCTTCCAGGGAGGTCCGGTCTCGCTCGACTCCGCCCTGGGCGTCGCGGTGATCCCCGGGGACGAGGGCCCGCTGGGCTGGCGGCGGGTGCACGGGGCGATCGGTCTGGTCGACCTGGAGGCGCCCCCGGAACTGCTCGCGGCGGCGCTCGGCTCCCTGCGGATCTTCGCCGGGTACGCCGGCTGGGGCCCGGGACAGCTGGACGGCGAGCTGCAGGACGGCGCCTGGTACGTGGTCGAGTCGGAACCCGGTGACGTCTCCTCGCCGCGCCCGGAGGGCCTCTGGCGGGCGGTCCTCCGGCGCCAGCGCAGCGAACTGGCCATGATCGCGACGTATCCGGACGACCCTTCGCTCAACTGA
- a CDS encoding sigma-70 family RNA polymerase sigma factor: MRKDAAVADDRPRRARHRGAPVRSSSEVPDEELMRALYREHAGPLLAYVLRLVAGDRQRAEDVVQETLIRAWKNAGSLNRATGSVRPWLVTVARRIVIDGHRSRQARPREVDPSPLEVIPAEDEIDKALWLMTLSDALDDLTPAHREALVETYFRGRTVNEAAEVLGIPSGTVRSRVFYALRSMKLALEERGITA, translated from the coding sequence GTGCGCAAGGATGCGGCCGTGGCCGATGACCGTCCGCGCAGGGCCCGGCATCGTGGTGCACCGGTCCGCTCCTCCTCCGAGGTCCCCGACGAGGAGCTGATGCGGGCGTTGTACCGCGAGCACGCCGGGCCCCTGCTCGCCTACGTCCTCCGTCTCGTGGCGGGTGACCGCCAGCGGGCGGAGGACGTGGTGCAGGAAACGCTCATCCGTGCCTGGAAGAACGCCGGTTCGCTCAACCGGGCCACCGGCTCAGTCCGCCCCTGGCTGGTGACGGTCGCCCGGCGCATCGTCATCGACGGCCACCGCAGCCGGCAGGCCCGGCCGCGCGAGGTCGATCCGTCGCCGCTGGAGGTCATTCCCGCGGAGGACGAGATCGACAAGGCGTTGTGGCTGATGACGCTGTCGGACGCGCTCGACGATTTGACCCCGGCACACCGGGAAGCATTGGTCGAGACCTACTTCAGGGGCCGTACGGTCAACGAGGCCGCCGAAGTGCTGGGAATCCCCAGCGGGACCGTGCGGTCCCGGGTGTTCTACGCACTCCGCTCCATGAAGCTCGCACTCGAGGAAAGGGGGATCACGGCATGA
- a CDS encoding CGNR zinc finger domain-containing protein: protein MAAGTGAQDRWFDSGRLCLDLVATGPGPGGCDRLDRPARLAEWLVASRLVPHGTPLTAVDEAWVARFRQLRAALDRLLAYQLGGESAQTALDQVNALAAGPPPGLRAVRGRDGTLVRVLSGPQGCGELLAAVARDAVDLLTDPVARAGLRRCEGEACARLYVDTSRGLRRRWCSSEVCGNRERVARHRRRVRAVP from the coding sequence ATGGCGGCGGGTACGGGTGCGCAGGACCGATGGTTCGACTCCGGGCGCCTGTGCCTGGATCTGGTGGCGACGGGGCCGGGGCCCGGCGGGTGCGACCGCCTCGACCGCCCCGCGCGACTCGCCGAGTGGCTGGTCGCCTCGCGGCTCGTGCCGCACGGGACGCCACTGACGGCCGTGGACGAGGCATGGGTGGCCCGCTTCCGGCAGTTGCGTGCCGCCCTCGACCGCCTGCTGGCGTACCAACTCGGCGGCGAGAGCGCTCAGACGGCCCTGGACCAGGTCAACGCCCTGGCGGCGGGGCCCCCTCCGGGGCTGCGGGCGGTGCGCGGACGGGACGGCACCCTCGTCCGGGTCCTGTCCGGGCCCCAGGGGTGCGGCGAACTGCTGGCCGCGGTCGCCCGCGACGCCGTGGACCTGCTGACCGACCCGGTGGCGCGGGCGGGGCTGCGCCGGTGCGAGGGGGAGGCCTGCGCGCGGCTCTACGTGGACACGTCGCGCGGGCTGCGGCGCCGCTGGTGCTCCAGCGAGGTCTGCGGCAACAGGGAGCGGGTGGCGCGGCACAGACGGCGCGTGCGGGCCGTTCCGTGA
- a CDS encoding GNAT family N-acetyltransferase has protein sequence MTNDTHPLADGVHMRPAALDDAESFAETLTRSRAYMRRWEPVRPDSFYTPEGQAQRLTGLLADRDAGRAMSWVLADEDDRVIGSMTLASIERGPFRNARLGYWIDVDRAGRGLATTAVTRVCELARDELGLHRIAAGTVLDNVASQRVLAKCGFELYGTAPRYLHINGAWQDHRMFQRILHDGPPQG, from the coding sequence ATGACCAACGACACCCACCCGCTGGCCGACGGCGTCCACATGCGGCCCGCGGCCCTGGACGACGCGGAATCCTTCGCCGAGACCCTGACCCGGAGCCGCGCCTACATGCGGCGTTGGGAGCCCGTGCGCCCGGATTCCTTCTACACCCCCGAGGGCCAGGCGCAGCGGCTGACCGGGCTGCTCGCGGACCGGGACGCGGGGCGCGCGATGTCCTGGGTGCTGGCCGACGAGGACGACCGCGTCATCGGGTCGATGACGCTCGCGTCGATCGAGCGCGGGCCGTTCCGCAACGCCAGGCTCGGCTACTGGATCGACGTCGACCGCGCGGGACGCGGCCTGGCCACGACCGCCGTCACACGGGTCTGCGAACTGGCCCGGGACGAGCTCGGACTGCACCGCATCGCGGCGGGAACGGTCCTGGACAACGTCGCCTCCCAACGCGTGCTGGCCAAATGCGGATTCGAGCTCTACGGCACCGCGCCGCGCTATCTGCACATCAACGGGGCGTGGCAGGACCACCGGATGTTCCAGCGGATCCTGCACGACGGTCCGCCGCAGGGCTGA
- the murA gene encoding UDP-N-acetylglucosamine 1-carboxyvinyltransferase translates to MTGTDDVLLVHGGTPLEGEIRVRGAKNLVPKAMVAALLGSGPSRLRNVPDIRDVRVVRGLLQLHGVTVRPGDEPGELILDPSHVESANVADIDAHAGSSRIPILFCGPLLHRLGHAFIPGLGGCDIGGRPIDFHFEVLRQFGAVIEKRADGQYLEAPQRLRGTKIRLPYPSVGSTEQVLLTAVLAEGVTELSNAAVEPEIEDLICVLQKMGAIISMDTDRTIRITGVDRLDGYTHRAIPDRLEAASWASAALATEGNIYVRGAQQRSMMTFLNTFRRVGGAFEIDDEGIRFWHPGGALNAIALETDVHPGFQTDWQQPLVVALTQAAGLSIVHETVYESRLGFTSALNQMGAHIQLYRECLGGSDCRFGQRNFLHSAVVSGPTKLQGADLVIPDLRGGFSYLIAALAAQGTSRVHGIDLINRGYENFMDKLEKLGAKVELPGGSLV, encoded by the coding sequence ATGACCGGCACAGACGATGTCCTGCTTGTCCACGGCGGCACCCCGCTGGAGGGCGAGATCCGCGTCCGAGGCGCCAAGAACCTGGTGCCGAAGGCAATGGTCGCCGCGCTGCTCGGCAGCGGGCCCAGCCGGCTGCGCAACGTGCCCGACATCCGCGACGTGCGGGTGGTCCGAGGGCTGCTGCAGCTGCACGGCGTGACCGTCCGCCCCGGTGACGAGCCGGGCGAACTCATCCTCGACCCGTCGCACGTCGAGAGCGCGAACGTCGCCGACATCGACGCGCACGCGGGCTCGTCGCGCATCCCGATCCTCTTCTGCGGCCCGCTGCTGCACCGGCTGGGGCACGCCTTCATCCCGGGGCTCGGCGGCTGCGACATCGGCGGCCGGCCGATCGACTTCCACTTCGAGGTGCTCCGCCAGTTCGGCGCGGTCATCGAGAAGCGGGCCGACGGCCAGTACCTCGAGGCCCCGCAGCGGCTGCGCGGCACGAAGATCCGGCTGCCGTACCCGTCGGTGGGCTCCACCGAACAGGTGCTGCTGACCGCCGTGCTCGCCGAGGGCGTCACCGAGCTGTCCAACGCGGCCGTCGAACCGGAGATCGAGGACCTCATCTGCGTCCTGCAGAAGATGGGCGCGATCATCTCCATGGACACCGACCGGACCATCCGGATCACGGGTGTCGACCGGCTCGACGGCTACACCCACCGGGCGATCCCGGACCGTCTGGAAGCGGCTTCCTGGGCGTCCGCGGCGCTCGCGACCGAGGGCAACATCTACGTGCGCGGCGCTCAGCAGCGCTCGATGATGACGTTCCTCAACACCTTCCGCCGGGTCGGCGGCGCCTTCGAGATCGACGACGAGGGCATCCGCTTCTGGCACCCCGGCGGCGCGCTGAACGCCATCGCGCTGGAGACGGACGTGCACCCCGGCTTCCAGACCGACTGGCAGCAGCCGCTGGTGGTCGCCCTGACGCAGGCCGCCGGTCTGTCCATCGTCCACGAGACGGTGTACGAGTCCCGGCTGGGCTTCACCTCGGCGCTCAACCAGATGGGTGCTCACATCCAGCTCTACCGCGAGTGCCTCGGGGGCTCCGACTGCCGCTTCGGGCAGCGGAACTTCCTCCATTCGGCGGTCGTGTCCGGCCCCACGAAACTCCAGGGCGCGGATCTGGTCATCCCCGACCTGCGCGGCGGTTTCTCGTACCTGATCGCCGCGCTGGCGGCCCAGGGCACGTCCCGGGTGCACGGCATCGACCTGATCAACCGCGGCTACGAGAACTTCATGGACAAGCTGGAGAAGCTCGGCGCCAAGGTCGAACTGCCGGGCGGCTCACTCGTCTGA
- a CDS encoding HU family DNA-binding protein, with translation MNRSELVAALADRAEVTRKDADAVLAALAETVGEIVAKGDEKVTIPGFLTFERTHRAARTARNPQTGDPINIPAGYSVKVSAGSKLKEAAKGK, from the coding sequence ATGAACCGCAGTGAGCTGGTGGCCGCCCTGGCCGACCGTGCCGAGGTGACCCGCAAGGACGCCGACGCCGTTCTGGCCGCGCTCGCCGAGACCGTCGGCGAGATCGTCGCCAAGGGCGACGAGAAGGTCACCATCCCCGGCTTCCTGACCTTCGAGCGCACCCACCGTGCCGCTCGCACCGCTCGTAACCCGCAGACCGGCGACCCGATCAACATCCCGGCCGGCTACAGCGTGAAGGTCTCCGCGGGCTCCAAGCTCAAGGAAGCCGCCAAGGGCAAGTAA
- a CDS encoding DUF3039 domain-containing protein, whose product MSTLEPERGAGTGTLVEPTPQVSNGDGDHERYAHYVQKDKIMASALEGTPVVALCGKVWVPGRDPKKYPVCPMCKEIYESMGAGGDKDKGKGGKDSSGKK is encoded by the coding sequence ATGAGCACTCTTGAGCCCGAGCGCGGGGCAGGTACGGGGACCCTCGTGGAGCCGACACCTCAGGTGTCGAACGGCGACGGTGACCACGAGCGCTACGCGCATTACGTCCAGAAGGACAAGATCATGGCGAGCGCCCTGGAGGGCACTCCCGTGGTCGCACTGTGCGGCAAGGTCTGGGTCCCGGGGCGCGACCCCAAGAAGTACCCGGTCTGTCCCATGTGCAAGGAGATCTACGAGTCCATGGGCGCCGGTGGCGACAAGGACAAGGGCAAGGGCGGCAAGGACAGCAGCGGCAAGAAGTAG
- a CDS encoding NAD-dependent malic enzyme has translation MATAPSVSYSMTVRLEVPVSGTAVSHLTTAVESSGGSVTGLDVTASGHEKLRIDVTIAASSTSHADEIVEGLRGIDGVVLGKVSDRTFLMHLGGKIEMASKHPIRNRDDLSMIYTPGVARVCMAIAENPEDARRLTIKRNSVAVVTDGSAVLGLGNIGPMASLPVMEGKAALFKRFAGIDAWPICLDTQDTDEIVAIVKAIAPGFAGINLEDISAPRCFEIEARLREALDIPVFHDDQHGTAIVVLAALTNALRVVGKAIGDVRVVMSGAGAAGTAILKLLIAAGVKHTVVADIHGVVHAEREDLVDATPDSPLRWIADNTNPEGVTGTLKEAVVGSDVFIGVSAPNVLDGADVAAMAEGAIVFALANPDPEVDPAVARETAAVVATGRSDFPNQINNVLVFPGVFRGLLDAQSRTVDTGMMLAAARALADVVAEDEVNANYIIPSVFNDKVAGAVAGAVRDAARAAGVAEATTDPA, from the coding sequence ATGGCAACGGCGCCCAGCGTCTCGTACTCGATGACGGTCAGGCTGGAGGTGCCCGTGAGTGGCACCGCGGTCTCCCACCTCACCACGGCCGTGGAGTCCTCCGGCGGCTCGGTCACCGGCCTCGACGTGACCGCTTCCGGCCACGAGAAGCTGCGGATCGACGTCACCATCGCGGCCTCCTCCACCTCGCACGCGGACGAGATCGTCGAGGGCCTGCGCGGCATCGACGGCGTCGTCCTCGGCAAGGTCTCCGACCGTACGTTCCTGATGCACCTCGGCGGCAAGATCGAGATGGCGTCCAAGCACCCCATCCGCAACCGCGACGACCTGTCGATGATCTACACCCCGGGTGTGGCGCGGGTCTGCATGGCGATCGCCGAGAACCCCGAGGACGCCCGCCGTCTGACCATCAAGCGGAACTCCGTCGCCGTCGTCACCGACGGCTCCGCCGTGCTCGGCCTCGGCAACATCGGCCCCATGGCCTCGCTGCCCGTGATGGAGGGCAAGGCCGCCCTCTTCAAGCGCTTCGCCGGCATCGACGCCTGGCCGATCTGCCTGGACACCCAGGACACCGACGAGATCGTCGCCATCGTCAAGGCGATCGCCCCCGGCTTCGCCGGGATCAACCTGGAGGACATCTCCGCCCCCCGCTGCTTCGAGATCGAGGCGCGGCTGCGCGAGGCCCTCGACATCCCCGTCTTCCACGACGACCAGCACGGCACGGCGATCGTCGTCCTGGCCGCGCTGACCAACGCCCTGCGCGTGGTGGGCAAGGCGATCGGCGACGTACGGGTCGTCATGTCCGGTGCGGGCGCCGCCGGTACGGCCATCCTCAAGCTGCTCATCGCCGCGGGCGTCAAGCACACGGTCGTCGCCGACATCCACGGTGTGGTGCACGCGGAACGCGAGGACCTGGTGGACGCCACCCCGGACTCGCCGCTGCGCTGGATCGCCGACAACACCAACCCCGAGGGTGTCACCGGCACGCTCAAGGAGGCCGTGGTCGGCTCGGACGTCTTCATCGGCGTCTCGGCACCCAACGTGCTGGACGGCGCCGACGTCGCGGCGATGGCCGAAGGCGCGATCGTGTTCGCGCTCGCGAACCCGGACCCCGAGGTGGACCCGGCCGTCGCGCGCGAGACGGCGGCGGTCGTCGCGACCGGTCGTTCCGACTTCCCGAACCAGATCAACAACGTGCTGGTCTTCCCGGGTGTGTTCCGCGGTCTGCTGGACGCCCAGTCGCGCACCGTCGACACGGGCATGATGCTCGCCGCCGCGCGCGCCCTCGCCGACGTCGTGGCCGAGGACGAGGTCAACGCGAACTACATCATCCCGTCCGTCTTCAACGACAAGGTCGCGGGCGCCGTCGCCGGTGCCGTCAGGGACGCCGCGAGGGCGGCCGGGGTCGCCGAGGCCACGACCGACCCGGCGTAG
- a CDS encoding GNAT family N-acetyltransferase: protein MDDDAVTLTAGALLLRPWHPADLPHVLSAYDDPAMRRWLRTQVPDAGEAARWMAVQREGWAAGTRFSFAVTDTDRGGEIVGNLALNRPVPGAETAVAGSWTAGYWTAASARGRGVAPRALGALTDWAFATFAQDGLRRLDLFHEAGNEASCRVAEKSGFPMAEAVPARPPRYLRGGHRHSRAVVLSPAADRRAGSAGTSGGPATPR from the coding sequence GTGGACGACGACGCGGTCACACTGACGGCCGGTGCACTGCTCCTGCGGCCCTGGCACCCGGCCGACCTGCCGCACGTGCTGTCGGCGTACGACGATCCGGCGATGCGGCGGTGGCTCAGGACCCAGGTCCCCGACGCCGGGGAGGCCGCGCGCTGGATGGCGGTCCAGCGGGAGGGGTGGGCGGCCGGCACCCGGTTCAGCTTCGCCGTGACCGACACGGACCGGGGCGGGGAGATCGTCGGCAACCTCGCCCTCAACCGCCCCGTGCCCGGCGCGGAGACCGCCGTGGCGGGCTCCTGGACGGCGGGCTACTGGACGGCGGCCTCCGCGCGCGGCCGGGGCGTGGCCCCGCGTGCGCTGGGGGCGCTCACCGACTGGGCGTTCGCCACCTTCGCGCAGGACGGGCTCCGGCGCCTGGACCTCTTCCACGAGGCGGGCAACGAGGCGTCCTGCCGCGTCGCCGAGAAGTCCGGCTTCCCGATGGCCGAGGCGGTGCCGGCCCGGCCGCCGCGGTATCTCCGGGGCGGCCACCGGCACTCCCGCGCGGTGGTGCTCAGCCCTGCGGCGGACCGTCGTGCAGGATCCGCTGGAACATCCGGTGGTCCTGCCACGCCCCGTTGA